In Paenibacillus sp. 1781tsa1, one DNA window encodes the following:
- a CDS encoding TetR/AcrR family transcriptional regulator, whose translation MSETPNSMDRRIKKSKAALKDALIQLMQKHPFKEIYITDIVQRADLNRGTFYRHYQYKEDLFNEIIDDVIQDLVTSFRKPYQDMEEFEVNLMPSSAITIFEHVHQHAQFYTLVVKSEASSNFQRMICDVLRDLSLQDLNHIFPQHINPELLASYQSHAIFGMIMEWIRQDFKHSPDYMAEELFKIIHYKPDNTLKRSSV comes from the coding sequence ATGTCTGAAACTCCGAATTCGATGGATCGAAGAATCAAGAAATCAAAAGCTGCACTGAAGGATGCACTCATCCAGCTGATGCAAAAACATCCCTTTAAAGAAATTTACATCACGGATATTGTCCAGCGCGCCGATCTGAATAGAGGTACTTTCTACAGACATTATCAGTACAAAGAAGACCTGTTCAACGAAATCATCGATGATGTGATTCAGGATCTGGTGACTTCTTTTCGCAAACCTTATCAGGATATGGAAGAGTTCGAGGTTAATCTTATGCCATCTTCGGCAATCACCATATTTGAACATGTGCATCAGCATGCACAATTCTACACACTGGTTGTGAAATCTGAAGCTTCCTCCAACTTTCAGCGCATGATCTGTGATGTTCTTCGGGATCTTTCCTTACAGGATCTGAACCACATCTTCCCACAGCACATTAACCCGGAACTGTTGGCAAGTTACCAATCTCATGCGATATTTGGCATGATTATGGAGTGGATCAGACAGGATTTCAAGCACAGCCCCGATTACATGGCCGAGGAGTTGTTCAAGATCATTCATTACAAGCCTGACAACACTTTAAAGCGTTCCTCTGTATAG
- a CDS encoding VWA domain-containing protein has translation MAKKGKFFFISIVMLVLVFGLVYAGITLTSNFGKSTTQVSTENAGKELGKLYADIAPATAEPVKGQIDLDPVDVAESLPDISKFAIAVENTTNDYVEIFSSTEKSGSGVDGWLTEVGEEFNKANISVGGKPVSVKIRNIASGTATDYIKSGKYIPDAFTPSNELWGEMVEASGVKTEMVSKRLVGNVPGIVISKAKYDALVDTYGSVNVKTVTEAIANNELAMGYTDPFASSTGLNFLVTALNTYDSANPLGEKAIEGFEKFQTNVPFTASTTIQMREAAKSGRLDAFVLEYQTYVNTADLKSGYVFTPFGVRHDSPLYALGQLPQNKQEIIQKFAEFVTQAKYQQSAEEFGFNGLQDYKSELATVDGGTLLSAQKVWKEKKNGSKPIAAVFVTDVSGSMDGEPLNRLKESLRKGQKYLGTDNSIGLVSYSSGVTVNLPIAKYDTNQQSMFVGTVDSLQAGGGTATFDGIVVAMKMLEDYMAANPNVKPLIFVLSDGETNEGHTLKDIRELVETYKVPIYTIGYNADIKALESISSINEAASINADTDDVVYKIGNLFNVQM, from the coding sequence ATGGCCAAGAAGGGAAAGTTTTTTTTCATATCGATTGTGATGCTGGTACTCGTATTTGGTCTGGTCTATGCAGGGATTACACTGACGTCGAACTTTGGCAAGTCGACCACACAGGTGAGCACAGAGAATGCAGGTAAGGAGCTGGGCAAACTGTACGCGGACATTGCACCAGCGACGGCGGAGCCGGTCAAAGGACAGATTGATCTCGATCCGGTCGATGTGGCGGAGTCACTGCCGGATATCTCCAAATTCGCAATTGCCGTAGAGAATACAACGAATGATTACGTCGAAATCTTCTCTTCCACGGAGAAGTCGGGCAGCGGGGTAGACGGCTGGTTAACTGAGGTGGGCGAGGAGTTCAACAAAGCGAATATCAGCGTTGGTGGAAAACCGGTATCGGTCAAAATTCGCAACATTGCCTCCGGAACGGCTACCGATTATATCAAGTCGGGCAAGTATATACCGGATGCATTCACACCTTCCAATGAACTGTGGGGCGAGATGGTTGAGGCCAGTGGGGTGAAGACAGAGATGGTCTCCAAGCGATTGGTTGGGAATGTTCCTGGTATTGTCATTTCTAAAGCCAAGTATGATGCACTGGTTGATACCTATGGCTCTGTTAATGTAAAAACCGTAACCGAAGCGATTGCCAACAATGAACTCGCGATGGGATATACCGATCCATTTGCCAGCTCCACCGGACTGAACTTCCTGGTGACTGCACTGAATACGTATGATAGTGCCAATCCGCTGGGCGAGAAGGCGATTGAGGGATTTGAGAAATTCCAGACGAATGTACCGTTTACGGCCTCGACAACCATTCAGATGCGGGAAGCTGCCAAGTCAGGCAGACTGGATGCCTTTGTACTCGAATACCAGACGTATGTGAATACCGCTGATCTGAAGAGTGGATACGTCTTTACACCTTTTGGCGTGAGACATGACAGTCCGCTGTATGCATTGGGACAATTGCCGCAGAACAAACAGGAGATTATCCAGAAGTTTGCGGAATTCGTTACTCAGGCGAAGTATCAACAATCAGCGGAAGAGTTTGGTTTCAACGGGTTGCAGGATTACAAATCCGAACTGGCCACCGTGGATGGCGGCACGTTGTTGTCTGCACAGAAAGTATGGAAAGAGAAGAAGAATGGCAGTAAACCTATTGCTGCCGTGTTCGTGACAGACGTGTCCGGAAGTATGGACGGCGAACCGCTTAACCGACTGAAGGAGTCTTTGCGCAAAGGTCAGAAGTATCTGGGCACAGACAACAGTATTGGCTTGGTTTCTTACTCCAGCGGGGTAACCGTGAATCTGCCGATTGCCAAGTATGATACGAACCAACAGTCCATGTTTGTCGGAACAGTGGATAGTCTGCAAGCTGGCGGAGGGACGGCGACCTTTGACGGGATCGTGGTAGCGATGAAGATGCTGGAAGATTACATGGCTGCTAATCCAAACGTGAAGCCGCTGATCTTTGTCCTGAGTGATGGCGAGACCAATGAAGGTCACACTCTGAAGGATATTCGAGAACTGGTCGAGACGTACAAAGTGCCAATCTATACGATCGGATACAACGCGGACATCAAGGCTCTGGAGAGCATCTCCAGCATTAACGAAGCGGCAAGCATCAATGCCGATACCGACGATGTCGTGTACAAGATCGGTAACCTGTTTAACGTACAGATGTAA
- a CDS encoding Uma2 family endonuclease: MAKPDNKGTYNFQDWLTWEGAWELINGKAFNMSPAPTSLHQFIVGELHFSLRTFFQNRKCFVFVAPFDVYFSENEQYDLPDQVVQPDLSVVCSKDQISKNGCHGAPSLIIEVLSPSTALKDFNEKFNLYQKYGVNEYWIVDPGNQTVHVYTLEDGSYQTRHLYTEQETIQSVIYPELVIPMDSLFKFR, translated from the coding sequence GTGGCAAAACCCGATAATAAAGGTACTTATAACTTTCAGGATTGGTTAACTTGGGAGGGGGCATGGGAATTAATTAACGGCAAAGCTTTTAATATGTCTCCAGCACCCACTTCATTGCACCAGTTTATTGTGGGTGAGCTGCACTTCTCTTTGCGGACTTTTTTTCAGAATCGGAAATGTTTTGTGTTTGTTGCCCCTTTTGATGTGTATTTTAGCGAAAATGAACAATATGACCTGCCAGATCAAGTTGTACAGCCTGATTTATCGGTGGTTTGCTCCAAAGACCAGATATCTAAAAATGGCTGTCACGGTGCACCTTCATTAATTATCGAGGTGTTATCGCCCTCGACTGCGTTAAAGGATTTTAACGAAAAATTTAACTTGTATCAGAAATATGGTGTGAATGAATACTGGATTGTTGACCCCGGCAATCAAACCGTCCATGTGTACACGCTGGAGGATGGCAGTTACCAGACCCGTCATCTGTATACAGAGCAGGAAACAATTCAATCAGTTATATATCCCGAACTGGTAATCCCGATGGATTCGCTTTTCAAGTTCAGGTAG
- a CDS encoding LacI family DNA-binding transcriptional regulator: MITIKDIARLAGVSPSTVSRVISNHPRISTKTSLKVKQIMKELNYHPNIMAKSLVSKTTHTLGIMLPRPAEELFQNYFFGELLRGIITHATRMNYELLLTTETSSDNELHAISRLVHGRRVDGILLLGSKRDDPIISFLEAEKFPFVLIGRSEAHPNAPMVDNDNVQTAYDATHHLIAQGHARIGFVSGPPDITLSHDRMLGYQKALAQAGLDADSDWIVEGEFLQESGFRAMSLFMSLPNRPTAIVVIDDNVAFGVLRALAELHYLVPEDISVVSFNNIALSELASPPLSSIDIGTYQLGYTAVQVLLKILSGEPQPHNPVIIPHRLIVRESSLFSKPKPPSD, translated from the coding sequence ATGATTACGATCAAGGATATTGCCAGATTGGCGGGTGTTTCCCCTTCTACAGTGTCACGGGTGATTTCCAACCATCCCAGAATCAGCACCAAGACGTCTCTCAAAGTGAAGCAAATCATGAAAGAATTAAACTACCATCCGAACATCATGGCGAAGAGCCTGGTTTCCAAAACGACACATACCCTTGGCATTATGCTTCCGCGTCCTGCTGAAGAGTTGTTTCAGAATTACTTTTTCGGGGAATTGCTGCGGGGTATTATTACACATGCCACCCGTATGAATTATGAATTGCTGCTAACCACTGAAACTTCATCAGACAATGAACTGCACGCGATCTCCCGTCTTGTTCATGGTCGCAGAGTGGATGGCATTCTGTTGCTTGGGTCCAAAAGAGACGATCCCATTATTTCATTTTTGGAAGCGGAAAAGTTTCCTTTTGTGTTAATCGGTCGCAGTGAAGCTCATCCCAATGCCCCCATGGTGGATAACGATAATGTGCAGACTGCTTATGATGCGACACATCATCTGATCGCCCAAGGGCATGCGCGAATCGGATTTGTCAGCGGCCCCCCGGACATTACGTTATCGCATGATCGCATGTTAGGCTACCAAAAGGCGCTTGCCCAAGCCGGGCTGGATGCCGATAGTGACTGGATTGTGGAAGGCGAATTTCTACAGGAAAGTGGATTCAGGGCGATGTCGCTGTTCATGTCCTTGCCGAACAGACCCACCGCAATCGTGGTCATTGATGACAATGTGGCCTTTGGGGTACTGAGAGCTCTTGCCGAGCTTCATTATCTGGTGCCTGAGGATATCAGCGTGGTCAGTTTTAACAATATTGCTTTATCGGAGCTGGCTTCACCACCATTAAGCTCTATAGACATTGGAACCTATCAGCTGGGATATACAGCCGTTCAGGTCTTGTTGAAAATTCTAAGTGGGGAACCACAGCCTCATAATCCGGTCATTATTCCCCATCGTCTGATCGTGCGTGAATCCTCACTATTTTCCAAACCAAAGCCACCCTCAGATTGA
- a CDS encoding maltose ABC transporter substrate-binding protein, which translates to MRKWQGATLSVMMAFTLAACGAGGGSPSPTTAGENPEEVVELTAENLQPEEGATLVIWEDKNQSSFIEQRAKKFEEKYGVTVKMEELPPTDQVTKLTTDGPAGLAADVVVFPHDKIGSASEAGLILPNDIFEAETVENTSDNALKAVTFKDILYGYPYSVETYALFYNKALYPEAPKNFDEIISFAKTFNNVKSNQYALMWELQQFYYNYAFLASQGGYIFGDNGMDSADLGLNNEGALKGGQFLQKLKSEVLPLKMGDVNYDIKKGLFSSGKLAMDINGPWTIADYRNAGIDFGVAPLPAIDGKPMTSFSGVKAYYVNAFTQYPNASKLLAAFLSNEEAQMENFDLNGTLPANKNVAADSKVQEDPINKAFLEQFNNSTPMPSLPAMDSVWGPITSAITDIWDTDKDVKASLDNAVKQIQESLATVQ; encoded by the coding sequence ATGAGAAAATGGCAAGGGGCAACATTGTCCGTCATGATGGCTTTTACACTGGCTGCGTGCGGGGCTGGAGGCGGAAGTCCATCTCCAACTACGGCAGGTGAGAATCCGGAGGAAGTGGTAGAGCTGACAGCCGAGAACCTTCAACCGGAAGAAGGGGCAACCCTAGTAATCTGGGAGGACAAAAATCAAAGCAGTTTTATTGAGCAAAGAGCCAAAAAATTCGAAGAGAAGTATGGGGTAACGGTCAAAATGGAGGAATTACCTCCAACCGATCAGGTAACCAAACTAACGACGGATGGCCCGGCGGGTCTCGCCGCGGATGTCGTTGTTTTCCCACATGATAAGATTGGTAGCGCTTCAGAGGCGGGACTTATTCTGCCCAATGACATATTCGAAGCAGAGACCGTAGAGAACACCAGCGACAATGCACTGAAGGCGGTGACGTTCAAGGATATCTTGTACGGCTATCCGTACAGCGTGGAGACCTATGCTCTCTTTTACAACAAAGCATTGTATCCAGAAGCTCCGAAAAACTTTGATGAGATTATCAGCTTCGCCAAGACGTTCAATAACGTGAAGTCCAATCAATATGCGCTGATGTGGGAATTGCAGCAATTTTACTATAACTATGCATTCCTGGCTTCCCAGGGCGGTTATATTTTTGGGGACAACGGGATGGATAGCGCGGACCTCGGTCTGAATAACGAAGGAGCCCTGAAGGGTGGACAGTTCTTGCAGAAGCTGAAGTCGGAAGTACTGCCGCTCAAGATGGGTGACGTGAACTATGATATCAAAAAAGGATTATTCTCCAGCGGCAAGCTGGCTATGGACATTAACGGTCCGTGGACCATTGCCGATTATCGCAATGCCGGTATTGATTTTGGCGTTGCTCCGCTTCCGGCAATTGATGGCAAACCGATGACCTCCTTCTCAGGTGTTAAAGCCTATTATGTAAATGCATTTACACAATACCCGAATGCGTCGAAGCTTTTGGCAGCGTTCCTTTCCAATGAAGAGGCTCAGATGGAGAACTTTGATCTAAACGGTACACTCCCTGCGAACAAAAACGTGGCTGCTGATTCGAAGGTGCAGGAGGACCCGATCAATAAGGCGTTCCTGGAACAGTTCAACAACTCTACTCCAATGCCTTCGCTTCCTGCCATGGACAGCGTATGGGGACCGATCACGTCTGCGATTACAGATATATGGGATACCGATAAGGACGTGAAGGCATCGCTGGACAATGCCGTGAAACAAATCCAGGAAAGCCTTGCTACCGTCCAATAG
- a CDS encoding beta-L-arabinofuranosidase domain-containing protein, with amino-acid sequence MIDTKKGFLGPEHVELLNGVFQTSQEVGERYLLSLDIDRFLAPCFEAHGLPARKERYAGWEARTISGHSLGHYLSALAVTYQATGNMTLKERLDYAVTELAKIQQTTGSGYIGGLSEEPFHMAFRAENIGGFNIGEYWVPWYSVHKIYRGLIDAYKLTGNGQALEVVTRFADWAVEGLLPMTEEQMQTMLQSEHGGMNEVFAHLYGITGKALYLEIANKFTHQLILRPLEHKQDDLQGKHANTQIPKVIGAAEIYNQDHTRESYRTAAEFFWDTTVHHRSYVFGATSISEHYEAKGMESLGIKTGESCCTHNMLHLTKQLFAWNHDSGYMDYYENAIYNHILGTQDPDTGNKTYFASTLQGHYKIYGTHDTAWWCCTGSGMENPGKYAEAIYFEDEQDLYVNLYIASQLDWTAQGISLKLETAFPYSEKVTLTITGGNASAHLRLRVPSWLQEPMTATVNGDTEHPNTRMEPGYLSIDRTWSAGDVITITLPMSLRQYTSRDDTHKVAFLYGPIVLAGALGNEGLPEDTIVDETALNPKTAPVPVIWTEQEDVREWIKVVDADTLTFELSKDVTSTGEAVKLIPFYDVHHEFYTVYWPFNDEGDALEKELNDITIDRVQADGQQDEIGHQLDSNCRGEHHNGSTTDGRKKLHMWREAFGISGAYFSYQLAVDRGVTNYLCVAYWGGDHSPFGREGTLYERQFTITVDGAIIGEQRIHMNKIGEVFYVTYNIPEAVTSGKDSVKVMFQAEGDNGCAGKVVEVRTTRSKPASLFV; translated from the coding sequence ATGATTGATACGAAAAAAGGATTTCTGGGACCAGAACATGTAGAGCTGTTAAACGGTGTGTTCCAAACATCACAAGAGGTGGGGGAGCGTTACCTGTTATCGCTGGATATTGATCGATTCCTGGCTCCTTGCTTCGAGGCTCATGGTTTACCTGCCCGAAAAGAACGCTACGCGGGTTGGGAGGCACGTACGATCAGCGGACATTCCCTCGGACATTATCTGTCTGCCCTGGCTGTGACGTATCAGGCAACCGGGAATATGACATTAAAAGAAAGACTGGATTATGCTGTCACCGAACTAGCGAAAATCCAGCAGACCACGGGGAGCGGGTATATCGGTGGTTTGTCCGAAGAACCTTTCCACATGGCTTTTCGAGCAGAGAATATCGGTGGATTCAATATCGGTGAATATTGGGTTCCCTGGTACAGTGTGCACAAAATCTATCGCGGCCTGATTGATGCGTATAAACTCACTGGCAACGGACAGGCACTTGAGGTGGTTACTCGATTTGCAGACTGGGCGGTTGAAGGTTTGCTCCCGATGACAGAAGAACAGATGCAGACGATGCTTCAAAGTGAACACGGGGGCATGAATGAAGTATTTGCACACTTGTATGGGATCACGGGCAAAGCCTTATACCTTGAGATCGCCAATAAGTTTACTCATCAATTGATCCTGAGACCCTTAGAACATAAGCAGGACGATCTTCAAGGTAAACACGCCAATACGCAGATTCCCAAAGTGATCGGTGCTGCCGAAATCTACAATCAGGACCATACCCGTGAGAGTTATCGGACAGCAGCAGAGTTTTTCTGGGACACGACGGTGCATCATCGTTCCTACGTATTTGGAGCGACGAGCATTTCGGAGCATTATGAAGCAAAGGGCATGGAGAGTCTTGGTATCAAAACAGGAGAGAGCTGCTGTACTCACAACATGTTGCATCTAACGAAGCAACTCTTCGCCTGGAATCACGATAGCGGGTACATGGACTATTATGAAAACGCCATCTATAATCACATCCTCGGCACGCAGGACCCGGATACGGGGAACAAAACGTATTTTGCATCAACGCTGCAAGGCCACTACAAAATCTATGGTACTCACGACACCGCCTGGTGGTGCTGCACAGGATCAGGTATGGAGAACCCGGGCAAATATGCCGAGGCGATCTATTTTGAGGATGAACAGGACCTGTACGTCAACCTGTATATCGCTTCCCAGCTGGACTGGACCGCTCAGGGAATATCATTGAAGCTTGAAACCGCCTTTCCTTATTCGGAAAAGGTAACCCTGACGATCACCGGAGGCAACGCCTCGGCTCATCTAAGATTACGCGTGCCCTCATGGCTGCAAGAGCCAATGACGGCAACGGTTAACGGTGATACGGAACATCCGAATACACGGATGGAACCCGGCTACCTGTCCATCGACCGCACATGGTCTGCGGGCGATGTCATCACAATCACCCTGCCGATGTCGCTTCGCCAGTACACCTCCCGGGATGATACCCACAAAGTGGCATTCCTGTACGGCCCGATTGTACTCGCCGGTGCACTGGGAAATGAGGGACTTCCAGAGGACACGATTGTGGACGAAACGGCATTGAATCCCAAGACCGCACCTGTACCTGTGATCTGGACGGAGCAGGAGGATGTGCGAGAGTGGATCAAGGTCGTAGATGCAGACACGTTAACATTTGAACTTAGCAAGGATGTGACTTCCACAGGCGAAGCCGTGAAGCTTATTCCGTTCTATGATGTGCATCATGAATTTTATACCGTGTATTGGCCGTTTAACGATGAAGGTGATGCGCTGGAGAAAGAGTTGAACGATATTACGATCGACAGGGTTCAGGCTGACGGTCAGCAGGATGAGATTGGACATCAACTGGATAGCAACTGCCGTGGTGAGCACCACAACGGTTCAACCACAGATGGCCGTAAGAAGTTGCATATGTGGCGAGAGGCTTTTGGCATCAGCGGGGCTTACTTCAGTTACCAACTGGCAGTGGATCGCGGCGTAACCAATTACCTATGTGTGGCCTATTGGGGCGGAGATCATTCCCCGTTTGGGCGGGAAGGTACGTTATATGAGAGACAATTCACCATTACCGTGGATGGAGCAATCATTGGCGAGCAGCGAATTCATATGAACAAAATCGGCGAAGTGTTCTATGTGACCTATAATATTCCTGAGGCGGTTACATCAGGTAAAGACAGCGTTAAGGTCATGTTCCAGGCGGAAGGCGACAATGGCTGTGCCGGGAAAGTTGTCGAGGTACGCACCACGCGAAGCAAACCGGCATCACTCTTTGTATAA
- a CDS encoding SH3 domain-containing protein — MMKGQKVFAILLGASIVLSGCGGIEITIKEEGKSQELQETTKPVVQSDVVQGGEQVELAVDSKSEAQTEVNKVQEDTAQGIAVEKPKEEASYAVAETSAEQSIDYLKPTSSEINLRVAPSINARSVGILYQDDEAVYLHRKNFDPSDGRTWYQVSISDGSIGWVSSKVVKQSDGRYYEGNAYSTSKAQFVTVSVAHANMRDIPSINGSAVAVVDKGDQLEHWGGSVYDPSDGRTWYEVWTSSGKYGWISGKVITW; from the coding sequence ATGATGAAGGGTCAGAAGGTTTTTGCCATACTGCTGGGGGCGTCTATTGTATTGAGCGGTTGTGGCGGGATTGAGATTACCATTAAGGAAGAAGGGAAGAGCCAAGAATTACAGGAGACAACCAAACCAGTTGTACAGTCAGATGTAGTTCAAGGCGGAGAGCAGGTAGAGCTAGCGGTTGACTCGAAGAGTGAAGCTCAAACGGAAGTTAACAAGGTTCAAGAAGATACGGCTCAGGGAATAGCAGTAGAGAAGCCTAAGGAAGAAGCAAGCTACGCTGTGGCTGAGACGTCAGCAGAACAAAGTATTGATTATCTGAAGCCAACGTCTTCAGAAATAAATCTGCGCGTTGCACCTAGTATCAATGCAAGATCAGTAGGGATCCTATACCAAGACGATGAAGCTGTATATTTGCACCGCAAAAATTTTGACCCCTCGGACGGTCGCACCTGGTATCAGGTAAGTATTTCGGATGGAAGCATCGGATGGGTGAGCAGTAAAGTGGTGAAGCAATCGGATGGCCGTTATTACGAAGGAAATGCGTATTCCACATCTAAAGCGCAGTTCGTGACCGTATCGGTGGCCCATGCCAATATGCGAGATATACCTTCGATCAACGGATCTGCTGTTGCCGTTGTGGACAAAGGAGATCAATTGGAACACTGGGGCGGATCCGTTTATGATCCATCGGATGGTCGTACGTGGTACGAAGTATGGACAAGTAGTGGGAAGTACGGATGGATTAGTGGCAAAGTAATCACTTGGTAG
- a CDS encoding toxic anion resistance protein, whose translation MSFSMEIPSQKEIQKVIEEEVKPVPAEVAELQQVANANVEMIMTLDLESLEKRKEILQSIDGFGMNTMRSSSEKNALLQVSVGHLSKTGDEGGQVAKGLTELHMQLKDLDPSVVDFAKTGFLGKLFNPLRAYFLKYQKADAVIADIVTSLDKGRSTLRNDNTTLEIEQQNLRELTKRLQKEIQLGVLMDESIDAQIEAAKVRNEDPEKVRFITEEVLFPLRQRVMDLQQMLVVNQQGIMAIEVVIRNNKELIRGVDRAKNVTISALKIAVTVASALYNQKIVLQKIELLNQTTNDLIAGTSKMLKDQGIAIQKQAYEASISVDTMKQAFTDVLSALDSISLYKQEALPRMRETINQFRELADTGEQQIQRLEKGQKLGL comes from the coding sequence ATGTCATTTTCAATGGAAATACCGAGCCAGAAGGAAATTCAGAAGGTGATTGAAGAAGAGGTGAAACCCGTGCCCGCCGAGGTCGCGGAGCTTCAACAAGTGGCCAATGCCAACGTAGAGATGATTATGACACTGGATCTCGAATCCCTGGAGAAACGCAAAGAGATTCTGCAATCCATTGATGGCTTTGGTATGAACACGATGAGATCCTCTTCTGAGAAAAACGCTTTGCTTCAAGTCTCCGTTGGACATCTGTCCAAGACGGGAGACGAGGGCGGTCAGGTTGCCAAAGGCTTGACTGAGCTGCATATGCAACTGAAGGATCTCGACCCGAGTGTGGTCGACTTTGCCAAGACCGGCTTCCTCGGGAAATTGTTCAATCCGCTTCGCGCCTATTTCCTGAAATACCAGAAGGCTGACGCAGTCATTGCTGACATCGTAACCTCTTTGGATAAAGGCAGGTCCACACTCCGGAACGATAATACAACGCTGGAGATTGAGCAACAGAACCTGAGAGAACTCACCAAACGATTACAAAAGGAAATTCAGCTTGGCGTACTCATGGATGAGTCCATCGATGCGCAGATTGAAGCCGCCAAGGTCCGCAATGAGGACCCTGAAAAAGTCCGGTTTATTACGGAAGAAGTGTTGTTCCCGCTCCGTCAGCGGGTCATGGACCTGCAACAGATGTTGGTTGTGAATCAGCAGGGCATCATGGCAATTGAAGTAGTCATCCGCAATAATAAGGAACTAATCCGAGGCGTGGACCGTGCGAAGAATGTAACGATCTCGGCATTGAAAATTGCCGTTACGGTAGCAAGTGCTTTGTATAATCAGAAGATTGTATTGCAGAAAATTGAATTGCTGAACCAGACAACCAATGATCTGATTGCCGGAACATCCAAGATGCTCAAGGATCAGGGGATTGCCATCCAGAAGCAGGCATATGAAGCCAGCATTTCCGTGGATACGATGAAACAGGCATTCACCGATGTGCTGTCTGCACTCGACTCCATCAGTCTCTATAAGCAGGAAGCTCTGCCAAGAATGCGCGAGACGATTAACCAGTTCCGTGAACTTGCGGATACCGGAGAGCAGCAAATTCAACGGTTGGAGAAAGGGCAGAAGCTGGGGCTGTAA
- a CDS encoding SDR family oxidoreductase encodes MKLQDKVAVVTGAGSGMGKAIATLYAQEGAKVVVSDINEESAQAVVHDIKAQGGEAIVVLANVAKEEDVQNLIDTTVSTYGTVDILINNAGIMDGMEPAADITDEKWERLFAVNTTSVMRTTRKVLPIFLEKQKGVIVNIASAGGLHGGRAGAAYTASKHAVVGFTKNTGYMYAEQGIRCNAIAPGAVATNISASMAGISPYGAGRQQLGMAINPRIGTSEEIAKVALFLGSDESSFVNGTVVTADAGWSSY; translated from the coding sequence ATGAAACTTCAAGATAAAGTGGCAGTTGTTACAGGTGCTGGTTCAGGTATGGGGAAAGCGATTGCCACGTTGTACGCCCAGGAGGGTGCGAAAGTAGTCGTATCGGATATTAACGAGGAATCCGCACAGGCGGTAGTTCATGATATTAAGGCACAGGGCGGGGAAGCGATTGTGGTTCTGGCCAATGTAGCCAAAGAAGAAGATGTGCAGAATCTGATCGATACGACGGTGAGCACATACGGTACAGTAGATATTCTGATTAACAACGCGGGCATTATGGATGGTATGGAGCCTGCAGCGGATATAACAGATGAGAAGTGGGAGAGATTGTTCGCTGTGAACACAACCAGTGTGATGCGGACAACACGTAAAGTATTGCCGATCTTCCTGGAAAAACAAAAAGGCGTCATCGTGAACATTGCTTCGGCAGGTGGATTGCACGGCGGACGTGCAGGAGCAGCCTATACGGCTTCCAAACATGCGGTCGTGGGCTTCACTAAAAATACAGGGTATATGTATGCTGAGCAAGGCATTCGTTGTAATGCTATCGCTCCAGGTGCCGTGGCAACCAACATCAGCGCATCCATGGCTGGTATTAGCCCATACGGTGCAGGGCGGCAACAGCTGGGCATGGCAATCAACCCACGCATTGGGACGAGTGAAGAGATCGCCAAGGTGGCCTTGTTCCTTGGGTCGGACGAGTCCAGCTTCGTGAACGGAACCGTTGTTACAGCTGATGCAGGCTGGAGCTCTTATTAA